A part of Arachis hypogaea cultivar Tifrunner chromosome 12, arahy.Tifrunner.gnm2.J5K5, whole genome shotgun sequence genomic DNA contains:
- the LOC112729304 gene encoding 3,9-dihydroxypterocarpan 6A-monooxygenase-like encodes MDNFQEYIAIFSIWLAATILFQAILTKTRSSKLHLPPSPLALPIIGHFHLLQPSLHRAVQKISNRYGPLIQLYLGSKPTVFVGSAEIAKEILKTHEVCFANRPANIAISSLTYDKSDLAFAPYGTFWKFMKKLCMSELLNGRMLELLSPIREEETKRFLETLRKKGEASEAVNVADELLKLTNSIVMRMAISKSCFDIHNDDADKVIERVKESALLSAKFNLQDHFWFCKGFDFQGFGKKVKEVREKFDIMLEGIVQEHEEDRRCRKSTGNNDGAKDVLDALLSISEDQSSEVKISRDNIKGFLMDMFGGGTDTTAATIEWALAELINHPTAMEKARNEIDLLVTSNGKHRIVMESDIPNLPYIQAIVKEALRLHPPSPFIMRESSENCTIDGFHIPGRTKILINVWAIGRDPKNWDNPLEFKPERFLGTKGQTFEVRGQHFQFLPFGSGRRGCPGTSLALNVAHTSLAAMIQCFKWKVVGENIVNGVIDMEEGPSFILSRAQPLICIPKSRLVPFPSVS; translated from the exons ATGGATAATTTTCAAGAATACATAGCAATCTTCTCAATTTGGCTAGCAGCTACAATATTGTTCCAAGCCATACTCACCAAAACTCGATCATCGAAGCTTCACCTTCCACCTAGTCCATTGGCCTTACCAATCATTGGACACTTCCATTTACTACAACCTTCTCTTCACAGAGCTGTTCAAAAGATTTCAAACCGTTATGGACCCTTGATTCAGCTCTATCTCGGCTCTAAGCCCACCGTCTTCGTCGGCTCGGCCGAAATAGCCAAAGAGATCTTGAAAACACATGAAGTCTGTTTCGCTAACAGACCTGCAAATATTGCAATTAGTTCCCTAACTTATGACAAATCCGATTTAGCGTTCGCGCCTTACGGAACCTTCTGGAAGTTCATGAAGAAGCTCTGCATGTCAGAGCTTCTTAATGGACGGATGCTTGAACTCCTCTCCCCGATTAGGGAAGAGGAGACCAAGAGATTCTTGGAGACGCTTCGAAAGAAAGGCGAAGCGAGCGAGGCAGTGAACGTGGCGGATGAGCTCTTAAAGCTAACAAATAGCATAGTGATGAGAATGGCTATAAGCAAAAGCTGCTTTGACATTCACAATGATGATGCTGATAAGGTGATAGAAAGGGTGAAAGAATCTGCCTTGTTGAGTGCAAAGTTTAACTTGCAAGATCACTTTTGGTTTTGTAAAGGGTTTGATTTTCAAGGCTTCGGGAAGAAAGTGAAGGAGGTTCGTGAAAAGTTTGATATCATGTTAGAGGGTATCGTTCAAGAACATGAAGAGGATAGAAGATGTCGAAAGTCAACGGGAAATAATGATGGTGCCAAGGATGTACTTGATGCTCTTCTAAGTATTTCAGAAGATCAAAGCTCAGAGGTTAAAATATCCAGAGACAATATTAAAGGCTTCTTGATG GATATGTTTGGAGGTGGAACTGATACAACTGCAGCAACAATAGAATGGGCACTTGCAGAACTAATTAACCATCCAACTGCCATGGAAAAAGCAAGAAATGAAATTGATTTATTGGTAACAAGTAATGGAAAACATAGAATAGTGATGGAATCTGACATACCAAATCTTCCTTATATCCAAGCCATAGTTAAAGAAGCACTAAGGCTTCACCCTCCATCACCATTCATAATGAGAGAGTCATCTGAGAATTGCACCATTGATGGATTTCACATTCCAGGAAGAACTAAAATCCTCATAAATGTGTGGGCTATTGGAAGAGATCCAAAGAACTGGGATAACCCTCTCGAGTTCAAGCCTGAAAGGTTTCTTGGAACGAAGGGTCAAACTTTTGAAGTTAGAGGTCAACATTTTCAATTCTTGCCTTTTGGAAGCGGTAGAAGAGGGTGTCCTGGAACATCTTTAGCACTCAATGTTGCTCATACAAGCCTTGCTGCTATGATTCAATGCTTTAAATGGAAGGTTGTTGGGGAGAATATTGTTAATGGTGTTATTGATATGGAAGAAGGACCTTCATTTATTCTCTCAAGAGCTCAACCACTTATTTGTATCCCAAAATCAAGGCTTGTACCTTTTCCATCTGTTTCATGA